The proteins below come from a single Tsuneonella deserti genomic window:
- the rpsH gene encoding 30S ribosomal protein S8, with protein sequence MALTDPLGDMLTRIRNGQQAKKDSVLTPASKLRANVLEVLKREGFIRGFTEDETGKHPALRIELKYFEGEPAIKHLARVSKPGRRVYSGSKDLPNVRNGLGITIVSTPRGVLSDAEARSQNVGGEVLAEVF encoded by the coding sequence ATGGCATTGACCGATCCCCTGGGTGATATGCTCACCCGCATCCGTAACGGCCAGCAGGCGAAGAAGGACTCGGTCCTTACTCCCGCCAGCAAGCTGCGCGCCAACGTCCTGGAAGTGCTGAAGCGTGAAGGCTTCATCCGCGGCTTCACCGAGGACGAAACCGGCAAGCACCCCGCACTGCGGATCGAACTGAAGTATTTCGAGGGCGAGCCTGCGATCAAGCATCTCGCTCGCGTCTCCAAGCCGGGCCGGCGCGTCTATTCGGGGTCGAAGGACCTCCCGAACGTTCGCAACGGACTTGGCATCACCATCGTCTCGACGCCGCGCGGCGTGCTCTCGGATGCCGAGGCGCGCAGCCAGAACGTCGGCGGCGAAGTGCTGGCGGAGGTATTCTGA
- the rplF gene encoding 50S ribosomal protein L6, translating to MSRIGKRPVAIPSGVTADISGNTLSVKGPKGTLAMGMSDLIDYKVEDGAISIMPANDSKAARAFWGMQRTLVSNLVEGVTAGFTKTLDIKGVGYRAAAQGRKLKLQLGYSHDVDLDVPEGLEVKTPDQTTVEISGIDKQAVGQFAAEIRRWRKPEPYKGKGIAYRGEYIFRKEGKKK from the coding sequence ATGAGCCGCATCGGCAAACGGCCGGTGGCGATCCCCAGCGGGGTCACCGCCGACATCAGCGGGAACACGTTGTCGGTGAAGGGGCCCAAGGGCACCCTCGCGATGGGCATGTCCGACCTGATCGATTACAAGGTCGAGGACGGCGCGATTTCGATCATGCCGGCGAACGACAGCAAGGCGGCGCGTGCTTTCTGGGGCATGCAGCGCACGCTGGTGTCGAACCTGGTGGAGGGCGTAACCGCCGGCTTCACCAAGACGCTCGACATCAAGGGTGTGGGCTACCGCGCAGCAGCGCAAGGACGCAAGTTGAAGCTGCAGCTCGGCTACAGCCACGACGTCGATCTCGATGTGCCCGAAGGCCTCGAGGTGAAGACGCCCGATCAGACCACGGTCGAGATCTCCGGCATCGATAAGCAGGCGGTCGGGCAGTTCGCCGCCGAAATCCGTCGCTGGCGCAAGCCCGAGCCGTACAAGGGCAAGGGTATTGCCTATCGCGGCGAGTACATCTTCCGCAAGGAAGGGAAGAAGAAGTAA
- the rplR gene encoding 50S ribosomal protein L18, with protein MAKLSLFERRRRRVRTAIKARAGDRPRLSIHRTGRHIYAQVIDDKQGRTLAAASTLGISSSGANVDAAAQVGKTIAEAAKQAGVSAVVFDRGGFLFHGRVKALADAAREGGLEF; from the coding sequence ATGGCCAAGCTTTCCCTCTTCGAGCGCCGCCGTCGCCGCGTGCGCACCGCGATCAAGGCCCGCGCCGGCGATCGTCCGCGGCTTTCGATCCACCGTACCGGCCGGCACATCTATGCGCAGGTCATCGACGACAAGCAGGGCCGCACGCTGGCCGCTGCCAGCACGCTGGGCATCTCGTCCAGCGGTGCCAACGTCGATGCTGCCGCCCAGGTCGGCAAGACCATCGCCGAAGCGGCCAAGCAGGCCGGTGTCAGCGCGGTGGTGTTCGACCGCGGCGGGTTCCTGTTCCATGGCCGCGTGAAAGCGCTGGCCGACGCCGCCCGTGAAGGCGGGCTGGAGTTCTGA
- the rpsE gene encoding 30S ribosomal protein S5 produces MPENENNEAVTAETQNAVVNEQPAVADTPSEAAQTQNVESGDPTQPRGRGARGGDRGGDRGGRGGQGGRGGNRGGRRDDRRGGREEEDDGIIEKLVHINRVSKTVKGGKRFGFAALVVVGDGAGRVGFGHGKAREVPEAITKATASAKKKMIRVPLKEGRTLHHDGKGRFGAGKVNVRSAPAGTGIIAGGPMRAVFESLGVADVVTKSVGTSNPYNMIRATFDALQDQTSPKSVAQRRGKKVADLLGRGGASDAEAEAEAAAIVE; encoded by the coding sequence ATGCCTGAAAACGAAAACAACGAAGCCGTGACTGCCGAAACGCAGAACGCCGTGGTGAACGAGCAGCCGGCAGTCGCCGATACTCCCTCGGAGGCCGCGCAGACGCAGAATGTCGAGAGCGGCGATCCCACGCAGCCCCGTGGGCGTGGCGCTCGCGGTGGTGACCGTGGCGGCGATCGTGGTGGGCGCGGCGGTCAGGGCGGCCGTGGCGGCAACCGTGGCGGCCGGCGCGACGACCGTCGTGGCGGACGCGAGGAAGAAGACGACGGCATCATCGAGAAGCTGGTGCATATCAACCGCGTCTCCAAGACCGTGAAGGGCGGCAAGCGCTTCGGCTTCGCGGCGCTCGTCGTCGTTGGCGACGGCGCCGGCCGCGTGGGTTTCGGTCACGGCAAGGCGCGCGAAGTGCCGGAAGCCATCACCAAGGCTACCGCTTCGGCCAAGAAGAAGATGATCCGCGTTCCGCTCAAGGAAGGCCGGACCCTGCATCACGACGGCAAGGGCCGTTTCGGTGCGGGCAAGGTCAACGTCCGTAGCGCGCCCGCTGGTACCGGCATCATTGCCGGCGGCCCGATGCGCGCGGTGTTCGAGAGCCTTGGCGTGGCCGACGTGGTGACCAAGTCGGTCGGCACTTCGAACCCCTATAACATGATCCGCGCCACGTTTGACGCGCTGCAGGACCAGACTTCGCCGAAGTCCGTCGCCCAGCGCCGCGGCAAGAAGGTAGCGGATCTGCTCGGCCGTGGCGGCGCGAGTGACGCCGAGGCGGAAGCCGAAGCTGCCGCGATTGTGGAGTAA
- the rpmD gene encoding 50S ribosomal protein L30 → MAKIKIKQIGSPIRRPESQKKVLIGLGLGKMHRVVEVEDSAEVRGAIAKLPHMVEVVEG, encoded by the coding sequence ATGGCGAAGATCAAGATCAAGCAGATCGGCAGCCCGATCCGCCGTCCCGAAAGCCAGAAGAAGGTCCTCATCGGCCTTGGCCTCGGCAAGATGCACCGCGTGGTGGAGGTCGAGGATTCGGCTGAAGTCCGCGGCGCGATTGCCAAGCTGCCCCACATGGTGGAAGTGGTCGAAGGATAA
- the rplO gene encoding 50S ribosomal protein L15: MKLNDIRDNEGARHRKMRVGRGIGSGKGKTAGRGQKGAKARSGVSVAGFEGGQMPLHMRIPKRGFNALNPKDYAEVNLGIVQKFIDAGKLDASGVIDHEALKNAGVARGSKHGVRLLGKGELTSKASFRVAGASKGALEAVAKAGGSVEVIAKPQPEHEKKQARREANAAAKAAK; encoded by the coding sequence ATGAAACTGAACGACATCCGTGACAACGAAGGCGCGCGTCATCGCAAGATGCGCGTCGGCCGGGGCATCGGCTCGGGTAAGGGCAAGACCGCAGGCCGCGGCCAGAAGGGTGCCAAGGCGCGCTCGGGCGTATCGGTCGCCGGCTTCGAGGGTGGCCAGATGCCGCTCCACATGCGCATTCCGAAACGGGGCTTCAACGCGCTCAATCCGAAGGACTACGCTGAAGTTAATCTGGGCATTGTCCAGAAGTTCATCGACGCGGGCAAGCTCGATGCTTCCGGCGTGATCGATCACGAGGCGCTGAAGAACGCTGGAGTCGCGAGGGGCTCCAAGCATGGCGTGCGTCTGCTCGGCAAGGGCGAACTGACCTCCAAGGCAAGCTTCCGCGTCGCCGGCGCGTCGAAGGGTGCGCTGGAAGCGGTGGCGAAGGCCGGCGGCTCGGTCGAAGTTATCGCCAAGCCGCAGCCCGAGCATGAGAAGAAGCAGGCCCGCCGCGAGGCGAATGCCGCCGCCAAGGCCGCGAAGTAG
- the secY gene encoding preprotein translocase subunit SecY, with protein sequence MASRADNIASSLSLANFSKATELKNRIWFTIGALIVFRFLSFVPLPGVNPLVLEQLYAQTQGGILDLFNTFSGGSLERMSLIALGIMPYITASIVIQLAASLHPALAAMKKEGASGRQKLNQYTRYGTVFLCAVQGWFLASGLEAYGASSGLQAVVFPGLTFRITAVISLLGGSMFLLWLGEQITSRGIGNGVSLIIMAGIVAQFPSFGANLFEGGRSGSISPFVIVGFTVMIVGLIIFISFMERAQRQLLIQYPKRASQRGMMQADRSHLPLKLNTSGVIPPIFASSLLLLPLTISQFAGQAIDPEGTAGGVINTLNFYLQHGQPLYLLLYAAGIIFFTFFYTAVVFNPEETAENLKKNGGFIPGIRPGKRTQDYLDYVLTRITVIGAIYLTLVCVIPEYMIAQTGIPLFLGGTSLLIVVNVTVDTISQIQSHLLAHQYGNLIKKAKLKGRLR encoded by the coding sequence ATGGCATCACGCGCCGACAACATCGCCAGCTCGCTGAGCCTGGCGAACTTTTCCAAGGCCACCGAGCTCAAGAACCGCATCTGGTTCACGATCGGTGCCCTGATCGTCTTCCGCTTCCTGAGCTTTGTACCTCTTCCGGGCGTGAACCCGCTCGTGCTCGAACAACTTTACGCGCAGACTCAGGGCGGCATCCTCGACCTGTTCAATACCTTCTCGGGCGGCAGCCTTGAGCGCATGAGCCTGATTGCGCTCGGCATCATGCCGTACATCACGGCTTCCATCGTGATCCAGCTGGCAGCATCGCTCCATCCCGCACTCGCGGCAATGAAGAAGGAAGGTGCTTCGGGGCGCCAGAAGCTCAATCAGTACACTCGCTACGGCACGGTGTTCCTGTGTGCAGTGCAGGGCTGGTTCCTTGCTTCGGGGCTGGAGGCATACGGCGCTTCCAGCGGACTCCAGGCGGTCGTTTTTCCCGGTCTGACGTTCCGCATCACCGCGGTGATCAGCCTGCTCGGCGGTTCCATGTTCCTCCTTTGGCTGGGTGAGCAGATCACCAGCCGCGGGATCGGAAACGGCGTGTCCCTGATCATCATGGCAGGAATCGTGGCCCAGTTCCCCAGCTTTGGGGCAAACCTGTTCGAGGGTGGCCGCTCGGGGTCGATCAGCCCGTTCGTGATTGTCGGTTTCACGGTCATGATCGTTGGACTGATCATTTTCATCTCGTTCATGGAGCGCGCGCAGCGCCAGCTACTGATCCAGTATCCCAAGCGCGCCAGCCAGCGCGGAATGATGCAGGCCGATCGCAGCCACCTGCCGCTCAAGCTGAATACCTCGGGCGTGATCCCGCCTATCTTCGCAAGCTCGCTGCTGCTCCTGCCACTGACGATCAGTCAGTTCGCGGGTCAGGCAATCGATCCGGAAGGAACCGCGGGCGGCGTCATCAACACCCTGAACTTCTATCTCCAGCACGGGCAGCCGCTGTACCTGCTGCTCTACGCGGCAGGGATCATCTTCTTCACGTTCTTCTACACCGCGGTGGTCTTCAATCCGGAAGAGACGGCGGAAAATCTCAAGAAGAACGGCGGCTTCATCCCGGGCATCCGTCCGGGCAAGCGGACGCAGGATTACCTCGACTACGTCCTCACCCGCATAACCGTGATCGGCGCAATCTACCTGACGCTGGTGTGCGTCATTCCTGAATACATGATCGCGCAGACGGGCATTCCGCTCTTCCTCGGCGGCACCAGCCTGCTCATCGTGGTGAACGTGACGGTCGATACCATCAGCCAGATCCAGTCGCACCTGCTTGCGCACCAGTACGGCAACCTTATCAAGAAGGCGAAGCTCAAGGGCCGTCTGCGCTAG
- a CDS encoding adenylate kinase codes for MNIILLGPPGAGKGTQAQRLVDRHGMRQLSTGDMLRAAVKAGTPVGLEAKAVMERGELVSDDIVSRLIDAELTAMGAGTGAIFDGYPRTAAQAEALDVILAAHGRRLDHVIELEVNEDALVERITGRFTCANCGEGYNDNYKRPVQLGLCDRCGSTEFKRRPDDNEETVRTRMAEYRAKTAPILPIYENRGIVRRIDGMADIEQVTSAIEAILAG; via the coding sequence GTGAACATCATCCTTCTCGGACCGCCCGGAGCGGGCAAGGGCACCCAGGCCCAGCGGCTCGTCGACCGGCACGGGATGCGGCAGCTTTCGACGGGCGACATGCTGCGCGCCGCGGTCAAGGCCGGCACCCCTGTCGGTCTGGAAGCCAAGGCGGTGATGGAGCGGGGCGAACTGGTGTCGGACGACATCGTTTCCCGGCTGATCGACGCCGAACTCACCGCAATGGGGGCGGGGACAGGCGCTATCTTCGACGGCTATCCGCGTACTGCCGCCCAGGCGGAGGCGCTGGACGTGATTCTCGCCGCGCATGGTCGCCGGCTCGATCATGTAATCGAGCTGGAGGTGAACGAGGACGCACTTGTCGAGCGGATCACCGGCCGTTTTACCTGTGCCAACTGCGGCGAAGGCTACAACGATAACTACAAGCGGCCGGTTCAGCTGGGCCTGTGCGATCGCTGCGGCTCGACCGAATTCAAGCGACGTCCGGATGACAATGAGGAAACGGTGCGCACTCGCATGGCCGAGTACCGGGCGAAGACGGCCCCGATCCTCCCGATTTACGAAAACCGCGGTATCGTGCGCCGGATAGATGGCATGGCCGATATCGAGCAGGTGACCAGCGCCATCGAAGCGATCCTCGCGGGTTAA
- a CDS encoding SRPBCC family protein, whose product MITILRGALAALGGMTLACVPARAEVVESSADHFVTRDSVVVAAAPKASWLALIDPAEWWDESHTWSGSAANLSLAPQAGGCFCERLPEKDSATEVGLAGSAQHMTVVMAEPMKVLRMRGALGPLQSEPVDGVLTITMQPVAGGTKLVWEYVVAGHMRYPVPKISASVDEVMSQQLGHLADKLRRAGAPPANQAPVAKPAPKGVGEQRTSDDVGAAIDALDEGKGD is encoded by the coding sequence ATGATCACGATCTTGCGCGGCGCGTTGGCCGCTCTTGGGGGCATGACTTTGGCCTGTGTCCCCGCGCGAGCCGAAGTGGTGGAAAGCTCTGCCGATCACTTCGTGACGCGCGATAGCGTCGTCGTCGCCGCGGCGCCCAAGGCTTCCTGGCTGGCACTCATCGATCCCGCCGAATGGTGGGATGAGAGCCACACCTGGTCGGGCTCGGCTGCCAACCTGTCGCTGGCACCTCAGGCTGGTGGATGCTTTTGCGAAAGATTGCCAGAGAAGGACAGCGCGACCGAAGTCGGTCTTGCCGGGAGCGCACAGCACATGACAGTCGTTATGGCCGAGCCCATGAAAGTCCTGCGGATGCGGGGCGCTCTTGGCCCGCTACAGAGCGAGCCTGTGGACGGGGTCCTCACGATAACGATGCAGCCGGTCGCTGGTGGTACCAAGCTGGTCTGGGAGTATGTCGTCGCCGGTCACATGCGGTATCCGGTGCCCAAGATATCCGCTTCGGTTGACGAGGTGATGAGCCAGCAGTTGGGTCATCTGGCCGACAAGCTGCGTAGAGCCGGCGCTCCCCCGGCCAACCAGGCGCCGGTCGCCAAGCCCGCGCCGAAAGGGGTCGGTGAGCAACGAACGTCCGATGATGTGGGCGCCGCAATCGACGCACTCGATGAAGGGAAGGGCGATTGA
- the rpsM gene encoding 30S ribosomal protein S13 → MARIAGVNLPTNKRVIIALTYIHGIGRTTAVKIADKLGIDHTRRVSDLSDAEVLQIRETIDGEHQVEGDLRRETAMNIKRLMDLASYRGLRHRKGLPVRGQRTHTNARTRKGKAKAIAGKKK, encoded by the coding sequence GTGGCTCGTATTGCCGGGGTAAACCTCCCCACCAACAAGCGCGTGATCATTGCGCTCACCTACATTCATGGAATCGGCCGCACGACCGCGGTGAAGATCGCCGACAAGCTCGGCATCGATCACACGCGTCGCGTGTCCGACCTGTCCGATGCCGAAGTGCTGCAGATCCGTGAAACGATCGATGGCGAGCATCAGGTCGAGGGCGACCTTCGCCGCGAAACCGCGATGAACATCAAGCGTCTGATGGACCTGGCCAGCTATCGTGGCCTGCGTCACCGCAAGGGCCTGCCGGTCCGCGGCCAGCGCACGCACACGAACGCCCGCACCCGCAAGGGCAAGGCCAAGGCAATCGCCGGCAAGAAGAAGTAA
- the rpsK gene encoding 30S ribosomal protein S11, which yields MAREPQRIRRRERKNISSGVAHVNASFNNTMITITDAQGNAISWSSAGMMGFKGSRKSTPYAAQVAADDAGKKAAEHGVRTLEVEVKGPGSGRESALRALQAVGFTITSIRDVTSIPHNGVRPSKRRRV from the coding sequence ATGGCACGCGAACCCCAGCGCATTCGGCGCCGCGAGCGGAAGAACATTTCCAGCGGCGTCGCGCACGTCAACGCCAGCTTCAACAACACGATGATCACCATCACGGACGCCCAGGGCAATGCCATCAGCTGGTCCTCGGCCGGCATGATGGGCTTCAAGGGCAGCCGCAAGTCGACTCCGTACGCCGCGCAGGTTGCTGCCGACGACGCCGGCAAGAAGGCTGCGGAACACGGCGTCCGCACCCTCGAGGTCGAGGTCAAGGGCCCGGGCTCGGGCCGCGAAAGCGCGCTGCGGGCACTGCAGGCAGTTGGCTTCACGATCACTTCGATCCGCGACGTGACCTCGATCCCGCATAACGGTGTGCGGCCCTCCAAGCGCCGCCGCGTCTGA
- a CDS encoding DNA-directed RNA polymerase subunit alpha, with protein MAVNTKNWQELKKPNSLEVKDAAKGRKATFVAEPLERGYGLTLGNALRRVLLSSLQGAAITSIKIENVLHEFSSLAGVREDVTDIVLNVKQIALRMEGEGPKRLQLAATGPGEVTAGDIAVSGDIEVMNKDLVICHLDEGANLNMELTADTGKGYVPAVGNRPVDAPIGLIPVDSLYSPVRQVSYKVENARVGQELDFDKLSLSVETDGTVTPEDAVAYAARILQDQLALFVHFEDGIPQSSSPMIGLAAQPEESDANQLNRYLLKKVDELELSVRSANCLKNDNIIYIGDLVQKTEAEMLRTPNFGRKSLNEIKEVLSSMGLRLGMDIPGWPPENIEEMAKKLEQELLG; from the coding sequence ATGGCCGTCAACACCAAGAACTGGCAGGAACTCAAGAAACCCAACAGCCTCGAAGTGAAGGACGCCGCGAAGGGCCGCAAAGCCACTTTCGTCGCCGAGCCGCTGGAGCGCGGCTACGGCCTCACCCTCGGCAACGCGCTGCGCCGTGTGCTCCTGTCGAGCCTGCAGGGTGCGGCGATTACCTCGATCAAGATCGAGAACGTGCTGCACGAATTCTCTTCGCTCGCCGGCGTGCGCGAGGACGTTACCGACATCGTCCTTAACGTTAAGCAGATCGCGCTGCGGATGGAAGGCGAAGGCCCAAAGCGGCTGCAGCTTGCCGCCACTGGTCCGGGCGAAGTCACCGCCGGAGATATCGCTGTTTCGGGCGACATCGAGGTGATGAACAAGGATCTCGTGATCTGCCATCTCGACGAGGGCGCCAATCTCAACATGGAACTGACCGCCGACACCGGCAAGGGCTATGTCCCCGCGGTTGGCAATCGTCCGGTCGATGCGCCGATCGGGCTGATCCCGGTGGACAGCCTCTACTCGCCGGTTCGCCAGGTCAGCTACAAGGTCGAGAACGCCCGCGTCGGTCAGGAGCTTGATTTTGACAAGCTCTCGCTCTCGGTTGAAACCGACGGCACCGTCACTCCGGAAGACGCCGTGGCCTATGCCGCGCGCATCCTGCAGGACCAGCTCGCGCTCTTCGTCCACTTCGAAGACGGCATCCCGCAGTCCTCGAGCCCGATGATCGGTCTCGCGGCGCAGCCGGAAGAAAGCGACGCCAACCAGCTCAACCGCTACCTCCTCAAGAAGGTCGACGAGCTGGAACTGTCGGTTCGTTCGGCCAACTGCCTCAAGAACGACAACATCATTTACATCGGCGACCTGGTCCAGAAGACCGAGGCCGAGATGCTCCGTACGCCAAACTTCGGCCGCAAGAGCCTCAACGAGATCAAGGAAGTCCTGAGCTCGATGGGCCTGCGCCTTGGCATGGACATCCCGGGCTGGCCGCCCGAGAACATCGAGGAAATGGCCAAGAAGCTCGAGCAGGAGCTGCTCGGCTAA
- the rplQ gene encoding 50S ribosomal protein L17 has protein sequence MRHGHSGRKLQRKSGHRAALLRNLAASLIKHEQILTTTPKAKELRPYFEKLITLAKRGGLSNRRLAMGRLGDETQLKKLFEVLAERYAGRDGGYTRVIKAGIRASDAAPIAIIELVDRDVEAKGQDSGPVMNADADEFEAA, from the coding sequence ATGCGTCACGGACATTCGGGCCGTAAGCTGCAGCGCAAGAGCGGCCACCGCGCCGCGCTGCTGCGCAATCTCGCCGCCTCGCTCATCAAGCACGAGCAGATCCTTACCACCACGCCCAAGGCGAAGGAGCTGCGTCCCTACTTCGAGAAGCTGATCACGCTCGCCAAGCGTGGCGGGCTCTCCAACCGGCGTCTGGCGATGGGGCGCCTCGGCGACGAGACCCAGCTCAAGAAGCTGTTCGAGGTTCTGGCCGAGCGTTATGCCGGTCGCGATGGCGGTTACACCCGTGTCATCAAGGCTGGCATCCGCGCGAGCGACGCCGCGCCGATCGCGATCATCGAACTCGTCGATCGCGATGTGGAAGCCAAGGGCCAGGACTCGGGCCCGGTGATGAACGCCGACGCGGACGAGTTCGAAGCCGCCTAA
- a CDS encoding prolyl oligopeptidase family serine peptidase — protein MILRPTALAGAVSALVLAAPAFAQSVTGHHPTGEHMSTTAVDPAKPAYPNTERGDTVETLFGEAIADPYRWLENDVRSDPKVAEWVTDQNNVTEGYLATLPGREWFKQRIAELMDYERFGIPVKKGTRYFYTGNSGLQNQSPLYVQEGLEGARRILIDPNTWAEDGATALSDWAPSPQGKYLLYSVQDGGTDWRIFRVLDVTTGQETGDEIRWAKFTGLAWVGEEGFLYSRFPEPEQGKDFQALNYNQAIYYHKLGAPQSDDQLVFSTPDHREYGHGMSVSDDGRWGFVTSTIGTDARNEVQVIDLSQREKLGWASRPLVTGFDNAWFPVETIGTTAWFMTNARAPRYRIVKVDLAAEKPEWTTVVPERPEPINGASIVGDKLIVTYLKDATSQAEVFALDGKPQRKIALDGLGTAAGFNGRPGDPETFYSFSSFNRPSTIYRLDLASGQSTPFATPKLTFDPARYTVEQVFYPSKDGTKIPMFIAKRKDLKGPAPTLLYGYGGFDVSLTPGFSATRMAWMEAGGAFALANIRGGGEYGKEWHDAGRLANKQNVFDDFAAAGEWLKTNGVTTAKGLAIEGGSNGGLLVGAVVNQRPDLVDAAHAAVGVMDMLRFDRWTAGRYWVDDYGKPSVEADFKVLRKYSPYHNIRSGVDYPAVLVTTADTDDRVVPGHSFKYAAALQAADAGDKPHLIRVETRAGHGSGKPTDKAIEEGADVLTFLGKWTGLKLPPPPGDAEPIMGE, from the coding sequence ATGATCCTCCGCCCCACCGCGCTTGCCGGCGCCGTTTCCGCACTCGTCCTCGCCGCACCGGCTTTCGCGCAGTCCGTGACCGGCCATCATCCTACCGGAGAACACATGTCCACCACCGCGGTCGATCCCGCCAAGCCGGCCTATCCCAACACCGAGCGGGGCGACACGGTCGAAACGTTGTTCGGCGAGGCGATCGCCGATCCCTATCGGTGGCTTGAGAACGACGTGCGCAGCGACCCCAAGGTTGCCGAGTGGGTGACGGATCAGAACAATGTCACCGAAGGGTATCTAGCCACGTTACCGGGTCGCGAATGGTTCAAGCAGCGCATTGCGGAGTTGATGGACTACGAGCGCTTCGGCATCCCGGTAAAGAAGGGCACTCGCTACTTTTACACTGGCAACTCGGGCCTGCAAAACCAGAGCCCGCTCTATGTGCAGGAGGGTCTCGAAGGTGCCCGCCGGATCCTCATCGACCCGAATACATGGGCCGAGGACGGCGCCACTGCACTGAGCGACTGGGCTCCATCGCCGCAAGGCAAGTACCTCCTCTACAGCGTCCAGGACGGCGGAACCGACTGGCGCATCTTCAGGGTTCTCGACGTGACCACCGGCCAGGAAACCGGTGACGAAATCCGTTGGGCGAAGTTTACCGGACTCGCCTGGGTGGGCGAGGAAGGCTTCCTCTATTCGCGTTTTCCGGAGCCCGAGCAGGGCAAGGATTTCCAGGCGCTCAATTACAACCAGGCCATCTACTACCACAAGCTGGGCGCCCCGCAGTCTGATGACCAGCTGGTGTTTTCCACCCCCGACCACCGCGAGTATGGCCACGGCATGAGCGTGTCGGACGACGGACGCTGGGGCTTTGTCACCAGCACCATTGGCACCGATGCCCGCAACGAAGTGCAGGTGATCGACCTATCGCAGCGCGAAAAGCTGGGGTGGGCCTCCCGCCCTCTCGTCACCGGATTCGATAATGCGTGGTTCCCAGTCGAGACGATCGGCACCACGGCATGGTTCATGACCAACGCCCGCGCGCCGCGCTACCGCATCGTCAAAGTGGACCTGGCAGCTGAAAAGCCCGAGTGGACGACGGTGGTGCCTGAGCGGCCCGAGCCGATCAACGGCGCCTCCATCGTGGGCGACAAGCTGATCGTCACTTATCTCAAGGACGCGACGAGCCAGGCGGAAGTCTTCGCTCTCGATGGCAAACCCCAGCGCAAGATCGCGCTCGATGGCCTGGGCACCGCGGCTGGCTTCAACGGCCGCCCGGGTGATCCGGAGACGTTCTATTCGTTCTCGAGCTTCAATCGTCCGAGCACGATCTATCGGCTCGATCTGGCCAGCGGTCAAAGCACTCCGTTCGCGACGCCCAAGCTGACCTTCGATCCCGCTCGCTACACGGTCGAGCAGGTGTTTTATCCTTCGAAGGACGGGACGAAGATCCCGATGTTCATCGCCAAGCGCAAGGATCTCAAGGGCCCGGCGCCGACATTGCTTTATGGCTACGGCGGGTTCGATGTGTCGCTGACGCCGGGATTTTCGGCAACGCGCATGGCCTGGATGGAAGCCGGCGGCGCGTTTGCGCTCGCGAACATTCGCGGCGGCGGTGAATACGGCAAGGAATGGCACGACGCCGGCAGGCTCGCCAACAAGCAGAACGTGTTCGACGATTTCGCCGCCGCGGGAGAGTGGCTCAAGACAAACGGGGTGACGACAGCGAAGGGCCTCGCGATCGAAGGCGGTTCAAACGGCGGGTTGCTGGTCGGCGCTGTGGTCAACCAGCGGCCGGACTTGGTCGATGCCGCGCATGCCGCTGTCGGGGTGATGGACATGCTGCGGTTCGATCGCTGGACCGCGGGCCGTTACTGGGTGGACGATTACGGGAAGCCAAGCGTCGAAGCCGATTTCAAGGTCCTGCGTAAGTACTCTCCATATCACAACATTCGCTCCGGAGTGGATTACCCGGCGGTCCTCGTGACCACCGCCGACACCGACGACCGCGTGGTGCCCGGCCACAGCTTCAAATATGCCGCAGCTCTCCAGGCGGCCGACGCGGGCGATAAGCCCCATCTGATCCGGGTGGAGACCCGCGCCGGACATGGAAGCGGCAAGCCGACTGACAAGGCGATCGAGGAAGGGGCGGATGTGCTCACCTTCCTGGGCAAATGGACGGGCCTGAAATTGCCGCCGCCCCCTGGCGATGCCGAGCCGATCATGGGGGAATAG